One genomic region from Zalophus californianus isolate mZalCal1 chromosome 2, mZalCal1.pri.v2, whole genome shotgun sequence encodes:
- the LOC113925868 gene encoding 40S ribosomal protein S24-like produces the protein MNDTVTIRTKKFMTNRLLQRKQMVIDVLHPGKATVPKTEIQEKLAKMYKTTPDVIFVFGFRTRFGGGKTTGFGMIYDSLDYAKKNEPKHRLGRHGLYEKKRTSRKQRKERKNRMKKVRGTAKGNVGAGKK, from the coding sequence ATGaacgacacagtaactatccggaccaagaagttcatgactaaccgactacttcagcggaaacagatggtcattgatgttcttcaccctggaaaggcaacggtacctaagacagaaattcaggaaaaactagccaaaatgtacaagaccacaccagatgtcatatttgtgtttggattcagaacccgttttggtggtggcaagacaaccggctttggcatgatttatgattccttggattatgcaaagaaaaatgaacccaaacacagacttggaagacatggcctgtatgagaagaaaaggacatcaagaaaacagcgaaaggaacgcaagaacagaatgaagaaagtcagggggactgcaaaaggcaatgttggtgctggcaaaaagtga